The nucleotide sequence GAGTGCTCATCCACTCCCCCACCAGCGTCTCCAGTGCGGCGCGGTCTCCCGGGGGCGGCACCGTCAGCCGGGACAGGTGCGCGTCCAGGTCCAGGTCCGGCACGTCCTCCCAGTGGGGCACGCCCACGCGGCCTGGCACCACGCGCTGCCGGAAGCGCGGGTAGCGCTCCACCAGTCGCTCACGCACCACCGCCTGGAGTTGCTCGAAGTCCAGCCGGCCCTCGAACCAGAGCACGGCGGTAATCATCATCAAATTCGCGGGTTCCTCCATGTGGAACCACAGCGCATCCACGCTGGCCATCCGCTCGTGCGCCGCCATTGCTCCGCGTCCCTCCCAGGTGCGCGGGGTTCTACTTCATCCCGCCCTCCGGTGGCGTGCGGTCGAACTGGAAGGTCTGCTTGCTGGCGTCGTCCACCATGAGCGTCAGCGTGCCCTCCTCGAGGTCCCAGCGGTACGTGCCGCCGCGGAACTTCAGCTTCTTGCGGGTGAGGGGAATGACGCGCTTGTCGCCGCACACCGGCCCCACCGCCTGCCCGTCCTTCGTGCGCAGCGACACCCGGTCCTTGCCGGACAGCTCCACCAGGCCCCACGCGCGGACCACCAGCTGGTTGCCCTGCCCCAGCGTCGCGTCCTCCAGCTTGGTGCGCAGCACGAAGCAGCCGTTGGGCATCACCTGCAGCGTGCGCTCGTAGTCCGCGCGCGGCTGCGCCTCGAGGCGCTCGGGCCCGCCGCCGTCCACCTCCTCCGGAAGACTGGCCGCCGACAGCGTCCACGTCCCCACCAGCTCCTTGGGAACCTTCGCCGCGGAGGCGGGCAGCCCCTGGCACGGGTCCGCCTTCTCCTTCTCCGGACTCGGCGGGGCCGGCTCGAAGGAGCGCTTGCAGGTGTTGCCGCAGGCGCGCGCCGAGCACTGGGTGTCATCCGGAGCGCACCCGGCCTTCTCCGTACACAGCTTGAGCCGCGCCAGCGCCTTCTCGCAGTCCTCGCGCAGGCACCGGTCCACGCACTCGGCGTCGATGCACTCGGCGACGCACGCCCAGTTGGTGGCGCCGCACACGCCGGCCACGGTGCGAGGGCGCTCGGAGGTCGTCTGGGCGGCGGCCAGGGCGGCGGCGCCCAGCGACAGGGACACGACGGCGAGGAGGACTCGGGAAGAGGGCATGCCTCGGCGAAAGCTAGCCACGCCCCCACCGGGCCCCAGCCTCCCCCCTCCCGGGCTGTCCACCCGCTAGCACTGCGCCCGAGGGCTCTGCCCTCAGGTGAACTGCCAGCGCCAGGTGCGAACGTCGCCCGGGTCCGGCAGCTCCAGCTCGAAGGAGAGCGTGTCGAAGCGCTCGAATTCGCGCGAGTCCACGCGCAGCAGCGTCATGCCCGCGTGGTTCTGCCCGCGCAGCGGCGACACGGTGAAGGACAGCTCCGCGTCGAAGGCCACCTTGTAGAAGAGGCAGAAGCCGTCCACCCGGCCCTCGTCCACCACGGGCCGCTCGTAGCGCACGCGGTGCGGCAGGCCATCCGCCGCCATCGTCTCCAAATCGAAGGCGAAGGCGGGCTCCGGGTCGCACAGGAGATGGTCCACCTCGTACGAGCGGATGACGCGCGTGAAGTAGGACGGGTTCATCGCCTCGCGCAGCGTCTGGAGGCAGCTGTAGTCCACGCTGGGGAAGCGCTGGCTCCAGATGAAGGGGAGGCAGGCCTCGTCGCGAAGCTGCACCGGCTCCACGAAGACCTCGAAGCGGTTGGGGAGGATGCGCCCGCCCGGCTTCAGCATGCGGGTGCGCAAATCCAACATCCTCGGCACCAGGCCCGCGTCGAAGAGGGCGTCGCCCAGCAGCTCGTGCAGCAGCACGTCCACCTTCTCCGGCGGGTGGTACTGCCAGGGGTGCGAGCGCACGAAGTCGATGTGCTCCAGCCCGTTGCGCCGCGCCACCCACTGCGCCGTGTCCAGCAGCCGCGAGCCGTCCACCGCGTACAGCTTCTTCGGATGACGGGAGGCCGCCAGGAAGGTGCGCAGACCCGTGCCGGTGCACGCATCCATCACCACGTGCCCGGGGCGCACATACCGCTCACACGCCTTCTGCCAGACGTCCACCCGTTCCGGGTCCGCCAGCGCGTGGTCCTGCGGCGCGGGGCTGGACAGGGACAGCAGGTCCGGCACGACATTGCGCAGCGGGAGCTGGGACACCAGTGGCAGGTGGCTCAGCCGCGAGCGCAGATCCATCAATGCCTGGCGAGGCAGGTCGAGCAGATTCGGCATGGCATCCCCCCGGATGCTTGGATGGTTCGAGCCACTTTCCCGGACCGGCCTTGCTCCGGGATTTCCCACCATGCGGGACTTACCGGCACGGGCCCATAGACCGAAGGGGCAAGATGATTGTCCCCGGGTGAACAGGCGCCCGGCCCCGGTGTCACGGCGTCGTGGCGCGCAGCTTCGCACCGAAGGCCAGCAGCCGCTCGCGGGCCTTCACCAGCTTCTCACGGGGGATGGAGAATACCGCGCGCGCCCGCTCCGGGTCACCGCACCACGGTCCGCCGTTGAGCACCACGTGGGTGTGCGCGTAGACGACGGCGGGCAGGTTCTCCGGCGTGAGGCGCTCGCCGTCCACCTCGCGGCCCAGCCACGCCGTCATCCGGGGTGACAGGAAGAGGCCGCCCGCGTCGCCCGCGTCCGAGCGCCCATCCCCCGGCAGCGCCTGCGCCAGCAGCTCGCGCTTCTCCGCCAGCTCGCGCCGCATCTTCGTCAGGAAGGCGCGCAGCGCGCGGTGCCGCGTCGGGTAGAGGAGCTGTCCGTCCGGGCTGCGCGCATAGGCCGCGTACAGGTACGCCGCGGCGCGCGCCGTCAGCAGATGGAGCACGCCGGGG is from Pyxidicoccus trucidator and encodes:
- a CDS encoding class I SAM-dependent methyltransferase — its product is MPNLLDLPRQALMDLRSRLSHLPLVSQLPLRNVVPDLLSLSSPAPQDHALADPERVDVWQKACERYVRPGHVVMDACTGTGLRTFLAASRHPKKLYAVDGSRLLDTAQWVARRNGLEHIDFVRSHPWQYHPPEKVDVLLHELLGDALFDAGLVPRMLDLRTRMLKPGGRILPNRFEVFVEPVQLRDEACLPFIWSQRFPSVDYSCLQTLREAMNPSYFTRVIRSYEVDHLLCDPEPAFAFDLETMAADGLPHRVRYERPVVDEGRVDGFCLFYKVAFDAELSFTVSPLRGQNHAGMTLLRVDSREFERFDTLSFELELPDPGDVRTWRWQFT